TACCGTTCCGTCTGTTTTGTTGTAGCAAAAGCTGGTGAAGGGGGCATTCCAGCCCGCAATGGCATCACTTTCAAGGTTTTGCCAGCGTGGGTCGGTTTTCCATGAGGCGTAACCGAGCAGCGCAGAAGCAACAATAAGACCAACCAGAATACCACCGGTGACAATGACCCTGCTGCGGCGCATGCTGTGCAGGCTCAAAAGGATGAAAGTAGAAAACAGGCTGCCGACCAGACCGATAGTGCCCCAACGGGTGTCTACCAGCGCGGTACACAGCAGGTTACTTAAGAGCATTAACGCCAGCACGGGGGTGTTCAGGCGCAGGAAACGTTGATGTAACAGACCGCGCGCCAGCAACTCGGCCAGGATAAAGCCGGTGATCATATTGACCTGGAAGCTCATGCGGGTGCGGTTATAGACAATCCGCGTTTCACCCCAGTGAATAACCCCATCGCGCCAGTATAACCAGACAGTATCCAGTAAATGAACGCAGACCACGCCCCAGAAGAAGAGGATCACCAGCGTAAAGAAGCGGGCGGCGGACATGGCGGGGAATGTTCTCTGGATCGCCGGCAATAATACCAGGCCAGCGCAGAACAATAATACCGGGCGTAACCACTGGCCACTCCAGGCAGAAACCATTTCTTTTATGTCCGGGGCGACAAAAAAGCCATTAATCAGAATAAAGAAAGTTAACGCCCATACCACAATAAGAACGAACTTAATTTTGCTTAAATCCAGCCGTTGTCTGGTTGTTATTCCGCTAAAAAACAGGCCGAGTGCCACGGCGACGATGGGATAAATCAACCCATTGCGGTGAAACGGCAGCTGATCGTTGGGAATAGGCCAGACAAAACATAAAGCCAGTACAGCAAGGACTAACAGGCCTGTCAGAATGTTACGAGTATTTGTCATATATTTTGGGCTGGTTAAGGATTTTTCGGTTCTTGACCGGCTGGTTAACAATGCTGTGAGCGATCTCCACGGTTTTTCCGTGGGAAATAAAAAGCCAGAGAAAACTATCACAAATGGCAGACCTACAGAAGGACAATGTTTGTAAGCAAGAATAATCCGTTAGGCGCTTTCCGGGGCCAGGCTTTATGTATTACCCAGGCCTTAAAGGTTATAATTTGTTGTTATGGCAAGTCATTGCACAATAAACAGGAAAAGTATGCATATTGTTCACACTGAAGCAGACGGTGGTAAGGGCGGTCAGCCATTACGCATCATTAATGAGTCCTTAGGGATGATTCAGCGCGGCCATCAGGTGACCATACTTTGCCCGGAGAGTGCACCGCTACACGGCCTGGCGCGCGATGCCGGGTTAAGAGTGGTGACTATGCCGCTACGGCGTAAGAACCTGCAAAACCTGCAGCAGCTGCGTCGCTGGCTGAAAGAGAACCGTCAGTCCGTTGATATCATCAATAGTCACAATTCTGCCGATACCTGGCTGGTGGCGCTGGCCAATCTCACCCTCCCGGATCCGGTGCCGCTGGTGCGTACCCGGCATGCCTCCGGCGTTCCGCGCAATAACTGGACTACCCGCTGGCTGTTTCGCAAAGCCTGCGCCCATATCGTCACCACCGGCGAGGCATTACGCCAGCAGATGGCAGATATCGGCGTGCCGATGGCTCAGAGCACTTCCGTGCCGAGCGGCGTGGATACCCAGCGTTTTCACCCGGCGGATAAACAGCAGGCCCGTGAGCACTGCGGCCTGTCGCAGGAGGATTTCTGGCTGGGCGTGGTGTCGCACCTGCGGCCTAACAAAGGCCATAGCGTGCTGCTGCGCGCCCTGGCCGCCATTGATAATCCGCACATCAGGCTGGCGATCGTCGGTGAAGGGCCGCATAAAGCGACGCTGGAGCAGGAGATTATCGCCCTGGGATTGCAGCAGCGGGTGGTGATGGCGGGGCATCGCAGCGATCCGGAGCGCTGGTTCCCGGCCTTTGATGTTGCGCTCAGCCCGTCGCATGATATGGAAGGCGTCCCGCAGGGGGTACTGCAGTCCCTGGCCTCGCGAATTGCGACCATTGCCACCGACGCG
This Leclercia sp. S52 DNA region includes the following protein-coding sequences:
- a CDS encoding glycosyltransferase family 4 protein, producing MHIVHTEADGGKGGQPLRIINESLGMIQRGHQVTILCPESAPLHGLARDAGLRVVTMPLRRKNLQNLQQLRRWLKENRQSVDIINSHNSADTWLVALANLTLPDPVPLVRTRHASGVPRNNWTTRWLFRKACAHIVTTGEALRQQMADIGVPMAQSTSVPSGVDTQRFHPADKQQAREHCGLSQEDFWLGVVSHLRPNKGHSVLLRALAAIDNPHIRLAIVGEGPHKATLEQEIIALGLQQRVVMAGHRSDPERWFPAFDVALSPSHDMEGVPQGVLQSLASRIATIATDAGGTADAVINGQTGILIAQRDETALREAIVQLYDEGALREKLAQQGYDYLCSHFTRECMLEAMEKVFSTAVQRSRSR